One Rubritalea squalenifaciens DSM 18772 genomic region harbors:
- a CDS encoding SgcJ/EcaC family oxidoreductase: protein MKNSLLGSCCASVLSCGRHLLLVSLFALTSSLSPAQQDSAAELAAKCIQKYTDVWHKHDPAVIAAMYTEDARFENEHGEVIQGREAIQKVIADSVAGDQGAELVVHIESARSLGKDVLLVRGTTSVTKDESVSESEFSATMLKTGEQWLIADVIERALVEVTEAESQLANLAALVGTWRPVSDSSQFETQVTMSLNGRFLTRKTKSLDEANPFTSVEIIGYDPVNNHLKSWFFDSEGGFGEGFWREDEDKWVVHRDVTMPDGGKFSSEYRLSWEDMDHLIVETVSKSLNGQVLPNTKAFKMMRAGSENDDLKLSEE, encoded by the coding sequence ATGAAGAACTCTCTTTTAGGTAGCTGTTGTGCTTCGGTGCTAAGCTGTGGTCGTCACTTGCTATTGGTATCCTTGTTTGCGCTGACAAGCAGTTTGAGTCCCGCCCAGCAAGATTCGGCTGCGGAGCTAGCTGCCAAATGTATACAAAAATATACGGACGTTTGGCACAAGCATGATCCTGCGGTCATCGCTGCCATGTACACAGAGGACGCCCGTTTTGAAAATGAGCATGGTGAGGTCATACAGGGGCGGGAGGCCATTCAGAAGGTGATTGCTGATTCAGTCGCTGGAGACCAAGGAGCTGAGTTAGTGGTGCACATTGAATCTGCGCGTTCCTTAGGAAAGGATGTCTTATTGGTTCGCGGAACGACAAGCGTGACGAAGGATGAGAGTGTCAGCGAGAGTGAATTTTCGGCAACGATGCTGAAGACGGGGGAGCAGTGGTTGATTGCTGACGTCATAGAGCGAGCGCTGGTAGAAGTTACAGAGGCTGAATCTCAGCTGGCCAATCTAGCGGCCTTAGTGGGAACTTGGAGGCCAGTGAGTGATAGCTCCCAATTTGAGACCCAAGTCACCATGTCTCTGAACGGTAGGTTTCTCACGCGTAAAACGAAAAGCCTGGATGAAGCGAATCCGTTCACGAGTGTGGAAATCATCGGCTATGATCCCGTGAATAATCATCTGAAGTCTTGGTTCTTTGATTCCGAGGGAGGATTTGGAGAAGGTTTTTGGAGAGAGGACGAAGACAAGTGGGTGGTGCACCGGGATGTGACCATGCCTGATGGTGGCAAGTTCTCGAGTGAGTATCGTTTGTCTTGGGAGGATATGGATCACTTGATCGTGGAGACTGTGAGTAAATCTCTCAATGGTCAGGTGCTGCCTAATACCAAGGCTTTCAAAATGATGAGAGCAGGAAGCGAAAATGACGATTTGAAACTAAGCGAGGAGTAA
- the lipA gene encoding lipoyl synthase, which produces MDPTLHTDKKPSWIKVRLPNNPVFWDTKSMVKDLNLVTVCEEAQCPNRWECWGHGTATFMIAGDKCTRACGFCAVKTARPDPLEDDEPQRVAEATKRMGLKHVVITAVARDDLKDGGAEHFQRVIQEVRSVNPGIIIEVLVPDFNDRDWALEKVMVARPHIFNHNLETVERLTPLVRSRAKYWRSLAVLKKAHEMVEGKVAVKSGLMLGLGETQEEVEKAMDDLLDHNVTVLTLGQYLRPTPRHLPVVEYIKPEQFDKYKEIALAKGFRHVASGPLVRSSYHAADFRPELDVVDDIEAALRGTSDLELKPSDLPIPGARADVFQSTLNQEKGE; this is translated from the coding sequence ATGGATCCCACCTTGCACACGGACAAAAAGCCGTCCTGGATCAAGGTACGTTTGCCCAATAACCCTGTGTTCTGGGACACCAAATCGATGGTGAAGGATCTCAATCTCGTGACCGTCTGTGAAGAAGCTCAATGCCCGAACCGCTGGGAATGCTGGGGACACGGTACCGCGACATTCATGATCGCTGGTGACAAGTGCACCCGTGCATGCGGCTTCTGTGCTGTGAAGACAGCCAGACCTGATCCACTAGAGGATGACGAGCCTCAGCGTGTTGCCGAGGCAACCAAGCGAATGGGCCTGAAGCACGTGGTGATTACCGCAGTGGCCCGTGATGATCTCAAGGATGGCGGTGCCGAGCACTTCCAGCGCGTTATTCAAGAAGTGCGCTCTGTCAATCCAGGCATCATCATCGAGGTGCTGGTACCTGACTTCAATGACCGTGACTGGGCTCTGGAGAAGGTGATGGTGGCTCGCCCACACATCTTCAACCACAACCTCGAGACGGTCGAGCGTCTTACTCCGCTGGTACGTAGCCGAGCGAAGTACTGGAGATCTCTCGCCGTTCTCAAGAAGGCTCACGAGATGGTCGAGGGCAAGGTAGCCGTAAAGAGCGGTCTGATGCTTGGTCTTGGGGAAACCCAGGAAGAGGTAGAGAAAGCCATGGATGATCTACTCGATCACAATGTTACCGTACTCACCCTCGGTCAGTATCTCAGACCAACACCTAGACACCTTCCGGTGGTGGAGTACATCAAGCCTGAGCAGTTCGACAAATACAAGGAGATCGCCCTAGCGAAAGGATTCCGCCATGTAGCGAGTGGTCCACTCGTTCGTAGTTCCTACCACGCGGCTGATTTCCGCCCAGAACTTGATGTGGTGGATGACATTGAAGCGGCACTTCGCGGAACTTCTGATTTGGAGCTCAAGCCCAGTGATCTGCCGATCCCAGGTGCCAGAGCGGACGTCTTCCAGTCCACTCTCAACCAAGAAAAAGGCGAGTAG
- a CDS encoding helix-turn-helix domain-containing protein: MNNVQEHIDRDSIYFALLKSDLFAVYRKAFEQVTNQTLSLIHADTGCTPENEMSRCQNKFCSYLLEQKVCENRCYDFVLQLSKRINHQALTSSCDANITTTLIPVNVKGKIVAYLRSGLVRVDDRETEASFLAEVKKQLPPSSGKKIDNLYQESKVFTRKDYNSQITLLGAFALQLSDLAAHLHSKCNHQHDIIDSTKAYIQEHLAEKICLDTLAERVNITSSYLCKQFKKSTGLTIIEYVNRHRVERAKKLLTKNEDTKIIEIAYATGFQSLSQFNRSFQRYVGLSPSEFKQQQAALTEA, encoded by the coding sequence GTGAATAATGTTCAAGAGCACATAGATCGTGATAGTATCTACTTCGCTTTGCTGAAGTCTGATCTGTTTGCCGTGTACCGAAAGGCATTCGAACAAGTCACCAACCAGACCCTCTCACTGATTCACGCAGATACAGGATGCACCCCGGAGAACGAGATGAGCCGGTGCCAGAATAAGTTCTGCTCCTACCTATTGGAACAAAAGGTCTGTGAAAACCGTTGCTACGATTTCGTACTGCAGCTTTCCAAGCGCATCAACCACCAGGCCCTGACTTCTTCCTGCGATGCGAACATCACCACCACACTGATACCGGTGAATGTGAAGGGTAAAATCGTGGCTTACCTTCGATCCGGGCTGGTTCGCGTGGATGACCGCGAGACAGAAGCCTCATTTCTCGCCGAAGTGAAGAAGCAACTGCCACCCTCTAGCGGCAAGAAAATAGACAACCTCTATCAGGAGTCCAAGGTCTTCACGAGAAAGGACTACAATTCACAAATTACCCTGCTGGGTGCCTTTGCTCTTCAGCTCTCCGATCTCGCTGCCCACTTGCACAGCAAGTGCAACCACCAGCATGACATCATCGACTCCACCAAAGCCTACATCCAAGAGCATTTGGCGGAGAAAATCTGTCTGGATACGCTTGCCGAGAGAGTCAATATCACCTCCAGCTACCTCTGTAAGCAGTTCAAGAAATCCACTGGCCTGACTATCATCGAATACGTCAACCGCCACCGGGTAGAACGTGCAAAGAAACTGCTGACAAAGAATGAGGACACCAAGATCATCGAGATCGCCTATGCGACCGGATTCCAGTCCCTCTCACAGTTCAACCGCTCTTTCCAGAGGTATGTCGGCCTCTCCCCTTCAGAATTCAAACAACAACAAGCCGCCCTCACGGAGGCTTAA